A part of Streptomyces sp. NBC_01451 genomic DNA contains:
- a CDS encoding DnaB-like helicase N-terminal domain-containing protein — MNPLLSAEQAVLGSVLLDPGQLAHLDWLAPDHFYRPVHQALFAALRKLRTDGHPALATKEPVPLSWVTDAVDEAGHHVRGLTAVYAHILISACPRPEHAPVYGRMVLEGAIHRSVTEHAIRLHQAARADALQGQVEGALHHADVLAGVLGDLARRWGSEPSPVAPATPPSTAPVAPPPVRADRVAEDEQFLLAVLVERPKVMDEVVGWLRPGDFADPAHGQLYRCLGALHHRGEPIDRITLLWEAQRRGLLADGTLTAEQLTAICDGVGPGSAEWLGEQIMRSSVTRTAAASARAIRALAENETLAPGRLISHALHALGPLDEVRARWQTANGHPAPAPPPAPPTEGPPTAQVHAALARSTPRPAARPSERPGPASTPSAARPPSRTHG; from the coding sequence ATGAACCCCCTGCTGAGTGCCGAGCAGGCGGTGCTCGGCTCGGTGCTGCTCGACCCCGGCCAGCTCGCGCACCTCGACTGGCTCGCGCCGGATCACTTCTACCGGCCTGTCCACCAGGCGCTGTTCGCCGCCCTGCGCAAGCTCCGGACCGACGGCCACCCCGCCCTGGCGACCAAGGAACCGGTGCCGCTGTCCTGGGTGACCGATGCGGTCGACGAGGCCGGCCACCACGTCCGGGGGCTGACCGCGGTATACGCCCACATCCTCATCTCGGCCTGCCCGCGCCCCGAGCACGCCCCGGTGTACGGCCGGATGGTGCTGGAGGGAGCGATCCATCGAAGCGTGACCGAGCACGCGATCCGCCTCCACCAGGCGGCCCGTGCCGACGCCCTCCAGGGTCAGGTGGAGGGAGCGCTGCACCATGCGGACGTCCTGGCCGGGGTACTCGGGGACCTCGCGCGCCGCTGGGGGTCCGAACCGAGCCCGGTCGCCCCGGCCACGCCGCCCTCCACAGCACCCGTCGCGCCACCGCCGGTACGGGCGGACCGGGTCGCCGAGGACGAGCAGTTCCTGCTGGCGGTCCTGGTCGAGCGGCCGAAGGTGATGGACGAGGTCGTCGGCTGGCTGCGACCGGGCGACTTCGCCGACCCCGCCCACGGCCAGCTCTACCGCTGCCTGGGCGCACTGCACCATCGCGGCGAGCCCATCGACCGGATCACCTTGCTGTGGGAAGCCCAGCGGCGCGGTCTGCTGGCCGACGGCACGCTGACCGCCGAGCAACTCACCGCCATCTGCGACGGCGTCGGCCCCGGCAGCGCCGAGTGGCTCGGCGAGCAGATCATGCGCTCCTCCGTCACCCGCACGGCTGCCGCCTCCGCCCGCGCCATCCGTGCCCTGGCCGAGAACGAGACTCTGGCCCCCGGGAGGCTCATCAGCCACGCCCTGCACGCGCTCGGGCCGCTCGACGAAGTGCGCGCCCGCTGGCAGACCGCGAACGGCCACCCCGCTCCGGCGCCGCCCCCCGCACCGCCGACCGAGGGACCCCCGACGGCGCAGGTCCACGCCGCCCTCGCCCGAAGCACACCACGACCGGCCGCACGGCCCTCGGAACGCCCAGGCCCTGCCTCCACGCCATCAGCCGCGCGACCGCCCTCGCGCACCCACGGCTGA
- a CDS encoding SCO6880 family protein — MSDNPQAEATTATVKFPHRSRRGILLGLTAPQLIVVSLTGLLLLAVILTRGVVGALELIPAWAAIALLVFVRYRGRSLADWAPIVTRYVLRRMRGQLIWLARPSRRPVREGILHLPGTAASLRVVTAPDRRYGAVHNPHTGTLTAVVKVSSHAYALLDPGTQNANVNGWGRTLAALARTGQVARIQVIERTVPDSGDALRRYWEEHGQPDAPVAGAIYSELIQSAGPAAAPHEAYVAVSLDAKAARRLINQAGGGLTGSFSVLAQLTSTFDQAARTAGLNPTGWLTAHEIAAVVRTAYDPKALAALDRWSSSGRPEADPAAAGPVVVVEKSDHIATDSAVHSTYWVENWPRTETSAGFLHQLLFTAGVRRTLSLSYEPKGLDAALRDVQRKKASVIADASERARRGQVDSEADSIEYQDIKSRERQLIAGHADVALTGLLTVSADSEEELRSACAVVETAAVGAQLDLRPLTWQQAEAFTAAAMPLALAA, encoded by the coding sequence ATGTCTGACAACCCCCAGGCCGAAGCCACCACGGCCACCGTGAAGTTCCCGCACCGCAGCAGGCGCGGCATCCTGCTCGGCCTGACCGCCCCGCAACTGATCGTCGTGAGCCTCACCGGCCTGCTCCTGCTCGCCGTCATCCTCACCCGTGGCGTGGTCGGCGCCCTCGAACTCATCCCCGCTTGGGCCGCCATCGCCCTGCTCGTCTTCGTTCGCTACCGGGGCCGATCCCTGGCCGACTGGGCTCCGATCGTCACCCGGTACGTGCTCCGGCGGATGCGGGGCCAGTTGATCTGGCTCGCCCGGCCGTCCCGCCGCCCGGTGCGCGAAGGAATCCTCCATCTGCCCGGTACCGCCGCCAGCCTGCGCGTAGTTACCGCCCCGGACCGCCGGTACGGCGCGGTCCACAACCCCCACACCGGCACGCTGACCGCCGTCGTAAAGGTGTCCTCCCACGCCTACGCGCTGCTCGACCCGGGCACCCAGAACGCCAACGTCAACGGCTGGGGACGCACGCTCGCCGCTCTCGCCCGCACCGGCCAGGTCGCCCGCATCCAGGTGATCGAGCGCACCGTCCCGGACTCCGGCGACGCCCTTCGCCGGTACTGGGAGGAGCACGGCCAGCCCGACGCCCCGGTGGCCGGCGCGATCTACAGCGAGCTGATCCAGAGCGCGGGCCCGGCCGCGGCGCCGCACGAGGCGTACGTCGCGGTCTCGCTGGACGCCAAGGCCGCGCGACGCCTGATCAACCAGGCCGGAGGCGGTCTGACCGGGTCCTTCAGCGTGCTGGCGCAGCTGACCTCGACCTTCGACCAGGCCGCGCGCACCGCCGGGCTCAACCCCACCGGCTGGCTCACCGCCCACGAGATCGCGGCCGTCGTGCGAACGGCATACGACCCCAAGGCCCTTGCCGCACTGGACCGATGGTCCTCCTCCGGGCGTCCCGAGGCCGACCCCGCCGCTGCCGGCCCGGTCGTGGTCGTCGAGAAGTCGGACCACATCGCGACCGACTCCGCCGTCCACTCCACGTACTGGGTGGAGAACTGGCCCCGCACCGAGACGTCGGCAGGCTTCCTGCACCAGCTCCTGTTCACCGCCGGGGTGCGCCGCACCTTGTCGCTGTCGTACGAGCCCAAGGGGCTGGACGCCGCTCTGCGCGATGTCCAGCGCAAGAAGGCTTCGGTCATCGCAGACGCCTCTGAGCGCGCCCGGCGCGGCCAGGTCGACTCCGAAGCGGACTCGATCGAGTACCAGGACATCAAGTCCCGTGAGCGCCAGCTCATCGCGGGGCACGCGGATGTCGCCCTGACCGGCCTGCTGACCGTCTCGGCCGACTCCGAGGAGGAGCTTCGTTCCGCCTGCGCGGTCGTGGAGACCGCGGCGGTCGGCGCCCAGCTCGACCTTAGGCCGCTCACCTGGCAGCAGGCCGAAGCGTTCACCGCCGCCGCCATGCCGCTGGCACTCGCGGCCTGA
- a CDS encoding DUF6238 family protein, with protein MSRTASPTAQDFVPFATAALDFHRALNVPGGPLVTTRTELDALHAHLVSLHGLLDAHATRTGQLVPIEGDQLRAARTRIWQAADHVHAAYHAAPRPDSGEVPEREACQAGLPEGAPELTICQRHQRTAHLVRRRTTPADLHAPFTGLVRH; from the coding sequence ATGTCCCGCACCGCCAGCCCGACCGCGCAGGACTTCGTGCCCTTCGCCACCGCCGCGCTCGACTTCCACCGCGCGCTCAACGTGCCAGGCGGTCCTCTCGTCACCACCCGCACCGAGCTGGACGCCCTGCACGCCCACCTCGTCTCGCTGCACGGCCTGCTCGACGCCCACGCCACCCGCACCGGCCAGCTCGTGCCGATCGAGGGCGACCAGCTCCGCGCCGCCCGCACCCGGATCTGGCAGGCCGCCGACCACGTCCACGCCGCCTACCACGCGGCACCTCGCCCGGACTCCGGCGAGGTCCCCGAACGCGAGGCGTGCCAGGCCGGCCTGCCGGAAGGCGCACCGGAGCTGACCATCTGCCAGCGCCACCAGCGCACCGCGCACCTGGTCCGCCGCCGCACCACCCCGGCCGACCTCCACGCGCCGTTCACCGGCCTCGTCCGCCACTGA
- a CDS encoding type IV secretory system conjugative DNA transfer family protein, whose product MPAPRTSAPSTTTGSDALLYLLFGVLGAAIAFGSLAWLTGNLTNSLVGAGHWAPFKATDALLHPDVLWPHLSPTALLVGARLVPGLLSVYLTVTGLVLWLRLRGGAKNGLARKQDLAPLLDKEITAKAKSLRPSLSDLKPKDVAPADRGILVGTLSPGRADVRASWEDVIVAIMAPRSGKTSGLAIPAILAAPGPVLLTSNKAANDAFTATVDARAKVGTIWTLDPQQIAHHPREMWWDILADARDLAGAKRLAGHFVAASVDESSGSDFWSTAASNTLGALFLAAASHRRPITDVLAWLASPADRTPVDLLTDAGHDAVAAQLQGTVSGATETRDGIYETARQYASCLLDPDVAAWVTPSKHLPEFKPSAFATSRDTLYLLSKDGGGSASAIIAAAADAVMRAAVVVAERSGGRLDPPALCVLDEAANVCKISDLPDLYSHLGSRGVIPMTILQSYRQGQRCWGEAGMDALWSAATIKIIGSGIDDADFADRLSRQVGDHDVQTTSVSTSDGGKSTSVSMRTERILPPDAIRALPKGKALLLATGIRVAMLDLRPWYKEPAAKVVGPASARATKAITERAIAKSLGRDDFGLSA is encoded by the coding sequence ATGCCCGCCCCGCGTACCAGCGCGCCCTCGACCACCACCGGGTCCGACGCGCTCCTCTACCTCCTGTTCGGCGTCCTCGGCGCCGCCATCGCCTTCGGCTCCCTCGCCTGGCTGACCGGCAACCTCACCAACTCCCTCGTCGGCGCCGGCCACTGGGCGCCGTTCAAGGCCACCGACGCACTGCTGCACCCCGACGTGCTGTGGCCGCATCTGAGCCCCACCGCCCTGCTAGTCGGCGCGCGACTCGTCCCCGGCCTGCTCTCCGTCTACCTCACCGTCACCGGCCTGGTCCTGTGGCTGCGGCTGCGCGGCGGCGCGAAGAACGGCCTCGCCCGCAAGCAGGATCTCGCACCGCTGCTGGACAAGGAGATCACCGCAAAGGCGAAGAGCCTGCGGCCGAGCCTGTCCGATCTCAAACCGAAAGACGTCGCTCCCGCCGACCGCGGCATCCTCGTCGGCACGCTCTCCCCGGGCCGGGCCGATGTACGCGCCTCCTGGGAGGACGTGATCGTCGCGATCATGGCCCCGCGCTCCGGCAAGACGTCCGGGCTGGCGATCCCCGCGATCCTCGCCGCTCCCGGCCCAGTGCTGCTGACCTCGAACAAGGCGGCGAACGACGCCTTCACCGCGACGGTGGACGCCCGCGCCAAGGTCGGCACGATCTGGACGCTCGACCCGCAGCAGATCGCCCACCACCCGCGCGAGATGTGGTGGGACATCCTGGCCGACGCCCGCGACCTGGCCGGGGCGAAACGTTTGGCCGGACACTTCGTCGCCGCCAGCGTCGACGAATCCAGCGGCTCCGACTTCTGGTCCACCGCCGCATCGAACACTCTCGGTGCGCTGTTCCTGGCCGCCGCCAGCCACCGGCGCCCGATCACCGATGTCCTGGCCTGGCTCGCCTCCCCCGCCGACCGCACTCCGGTGGACCTGCTCACCGATGCCGGCCACGACGCGGTCGCCGCCCAGCTCCAGGGCACCGTCAGCGGGGCCACGGAAACGCGGGACGGCATCTACGAGACTGCGCGGCAGTACGCGAGCTGCCTGCTCGACCCGGACGTCGCCGCCTGGGTCACCCCCAGCAAGCACCTTCCCGAGTTCAAGCCCTCCGCGTTCGCCACCTCCCGCGACACGTTGTACCTGCTCAGCAAGGACGGCGGCGGCTCGGCATCGGCGATCATCGCCGCGGCGGCCGATGCGGTGATGCGCGCGGCCGTGGTCGTCGCCGAGCGCTCCGGAGGGCGGCTCGACCCGCCCGCCCTGTGCGTCCTCGACGAAGCCGCCAACGTCTGCAAAATCTCCGATCTCCCGGACCTGTACAGCCACTTGGGCTCACGGGGCGTGATCCCGATGACGATCCTGCAGTCCTACCGACAGGGCCAGCGGTGCTGGGGCGAGGCAGGCATGGACGCCCTCTGGTCCGCCGCCACGATCAAGATCATCGGAAGTGGAATCGACGACGCCGACTTCGCCGACCGTCTGAGCAGGCAGGTCGGTGACCACGACGTGCAGACCACGTCGGTGTCGACCAGCGACGGCGGCAAGTCCACCTCGGTGAGCATGCGCACCGAGCGGATCCTGCCCCCCGACGCGATCCGCGCGCTCCCCAAGGGCAAGGCGCTGCTGCTCGCCACTGGTATCCGGGTGGCAATGCTCGACCTGCGGCCCTGGTACAAGGAGCCCGCCGCCAAGGTGGTCGGTCCGGCCTCGGCCCGCGCGACGAAGGCCATCACCGAGCGGGCCATCGCCAAGTCCCTGGGCCGCGACGACTTCGGGCTGTCGGCATGA
- a CDS encoding ATP-grasp domain-containing protein → MSRCTRIGDPLLIVVGGTDPVYRGYCVEQAAAAYPIALIDAKPPTWQEHLVVDHEVADTHDPAAVVAAGLALAERHPIAGVVTWDEYALVPTAELVARLGLAGNSVASMNACRDKATSRRRFAEEQVPSATSTRVGTLAQAAAAAHSTGFPVVLKPSAHAGSIGVIRVDNPQELPAAWEFASAGAGEQGPEGSGVLVEEYLSGPEISVECVTQYGVTMALAVTRKEVAFPPYFEEVGHTVTAGDPLLPEVAPVAVQAVRALGVTDGVQHVEMRLTASGPRIIEVNSRIGGDLIGKLVHLATGLDLPRIAADVACGKVPDLTPPTHTTAAIKILYPPATGTLSARHLAVGPDDPWLRQAAWLRAIGDRVALPPEGNLDTKRVGFLIVTADSPAAAHDRLEALIEGLTLAVTA, encoded by the coding sequence ATGTCCCGATGCACTCGTATCGGAGATCCGCTGCTGATAGTCGTCGGCGGAACCGATCCCGTATACCGGGGCTACTGCGTCGAGCAGGCCGCTGCCGCATATCCGATCGCGTTGATCGACGCCAAGCCGCCGACCTGGCAGGAGCACCTGGTCGTCGACCACGAGGTCGCCGACACCCACGACCCTGCGGCCGTGGTCGCCGCCGGCTTGGCCCTGGCCGAGCGCCATCCCATCGCCGGAGTCGTCACCTGGGACGAGTACGCCCTGGTCCCGACCGCAGAACTCGTCGCCCGCCTCGGGCTTGCGGGCAACAGCGTGGCGTCGATGAACGCCTGTCGGGACAAGGCGACCAGCCGCCGTCGGTTTGCCGAGGAGCAGGTGCCGTCGGCGACGTCCACCCGCGTCGGCACCCTGGCCCAGGCGGCGGCTGCCGCGCACAGCACCGGCTTCCCCGTCGTCCTCAAGCCCTCCGCGCACGCGGGCAGCATCGGCGTGATCCGCGTCGACAATCCACAGGAGCTGCCCGCTGCCTGGGAGTTCGCCTCCGCCGGAGCCGGTGAGCAAGGACCGGAGGGCAGCGGCGTGCTGGTCGAGGAGTACCTCTCCGGGCCGGAGATATCGGTGGAGTGCGTCACCCAGTACGGCGTCACGATGGCGCTGGCCGTCACCCGCAAGGAGGTCGCCTTCCCGCCGTACTTCGAGGAGGTTGGCCACACCGTCACTGCCGGAGACCCGCTCCTGCCCGAGGTCGCCCCCGTCGCTGTCCAGGCCGTGCGGGCGCTGGGCGTCACCGACGGCGTGCAGCACGTAGAGATGCGCCTCACCGCCTCCGGCCCGCGGATCATCGAGGTCAACTCCCGTATCGGCGGCGACCTGATCGGCAAGCTTGTCCACCTGGCCACCGGCCTCGACCTACCCCGGATCGCCGCCGACGTCGCCTGCGGCAAGGTGCCCGACCTCACGCCCCCGACGCACACCACCGCCGCGATCAAGATCCTTTATCCTCCGGCCACCGGCACCCTCTCCGCACGGCACCTGGCCGTCGGGCCCGATGACCCGTGGCTGCGCCAGGCGGCCTGGCTGCGCGCCATCGGCGACCGGGTCGCCCTGCCACCGGAGGGAAATCTCGACACCAAGCGGGTTGGCTTCCTCATCGTCACCGCCGACAGCCCCGCCGCCGCCCACGACCGGCTGGAGGCCCTGATCGAGGGGCTGACTCTGGCGGTCACTGCGTGA
- a CDS encoding ATP-binding protein, translating into MPRTRASASHLFVPRKASRAEQRAARAGFAEARRQARLAGTPPKRRNEEPLDPELRPTYPASGRPGSSSARGGKLSLPAHRMTTATVSGAYPFLAEGGLGAEGIFIGRDVHAEAAFCYDPFSLYSSGRIEGFTNPNAVLAGIIGMGKSALAKSIATRAIAHGYRVYVPCDPKGEWTAVAQALGGYSIALGPGLPGRLNPLDAPARPASVSEGDWSTEVRKRRLLLLAGLARTVLKRDLQPMEHTALDLALDLVVAEAEAGGTVPLLGEIAHALGSPERLDRALGDQAGRMGPAAQDLAHALRRLVHGDLSGMFDAPSTVAFDPTTPMLSIDLSRLGGSGDDTALVLAMTCASAWMESALADPDGGRRWVIYDEAWRVMRHVGLLERMQSQWKLSRGLGIANLMVIHRLSDLLSAGDAGSRGRVLAEGLLADCSTRIIYRQESDQLAAAASLLGLTGVETQAVSALTKGRGLWKVAGRSFITQHILHPAERELFDTDARMSAKSAEFTPTDGFSIPLRLREVR; encoded by the coding sequence ATGCCCCGCACCCGCGCCAGCGCCTCCCACCTGTTCGTCCCCCGCAAGGCATCGCGTGCCGAACAGCGAGCCGCCCGCGCCGGTTTCGCCGAGGCCCGCCGCCAGGCCCGCCTCGCCGGAACCCCGCCCAAGCGCCGCAACGAGGAACCCCTCGACCCGGAGCTGCGGCCCACCTATCCAGCGTCCGGACGCCCCGGCTCCTCCTCGGCACGCGGCGGCAAGCTCAGCCTGCCCGCCCACCGGATGACCACCGCCACCGTGTCCGGGGCCTATCCGTTCCTCGCCGAGGGCGGTCTGGGCGCGGAGGGCATCTTCATCGGGCGCGATGTCCACGCGGAGGCGGCGTTCTGCTACGACCCGTTCTCGCTGTACAGCAGCGGCCGGATCGAAGGGTTCACCAATCCCAACGCGGTCCTGGCCGGGATCATCGGCATGGGCAAGTCGGCGCTGGCCAAGTCCATCGCGACCCGGGCGATTGCGCACGGCTACCGGGTCTACGTGCCGTGCGACCCCAAGGGCGAGTGGACAGCCGTCGCGCAGGCTCTCGGCGGCTACAGCATCGCCCTGGGCCCGGGGCTCCCGGGCAGGCTGAACCCTTTGGATGCTCCGGCCCGGCCCGCCTCGGTGAGCGAGGGCGACTGGTCGACCGAGGTCCGCAAGCGCCGTCTCCTGCTCCTGGCCGGCCTCGCGCGCACCGTGCTGAAGCGCGATCTCCAGCCGATGGAACACACAGCCCTGGATCTCGCGCTGGACCTGGTCGTCGCCGAAGCTGAGGCTGGCGGCACTGTGCCCCTGCTCGGCGAGATCGCGCACGCCCTCGGCTCGCCTGAACGCCTCGATCGTGCCCTCGGCGACCAGGCCGGGCGAATGGGGCCCGCCGCGCAGGACCTCGCGCATGCCCTGCGCCGTTTGGTGCACGGCGACTTGAGCGGCATGTTCGATGCGCCCTCGACCGTGGCCTTCGACCCGACCACCCCGATGTTGTCGATCGACCTCTCCCGGCTCGGCGGCTCGGGCGACGACACCGCGCTGGTCCTCGCGATGACCTGCGCGAGCGCCTGGATGGAGTCCGCGCTCGCCGACCCCGATGGGGGCAGGCGGTGGGTGATCTACGACGAGGCATGGCGTGTGATGAGGCATGTCGGCCTGCTGGAGCGCATGCAGAGCCAGTGGAAGCTCAGCCGAGGTCTCGGTATCGCGAACTTGATGGTCATCCACCGCCTCAGCGATCTGCTGAGCGCGGGCGACGCCGGCTCACGCGGCCGGGTACTGGCCGAGGGCCTCCTCGCCGACTGCTCCACCCGCATCATCTACCGCCAGGAGTCCGACCAGCTCGCCGCCGCCGCGTCGCTGCTCGGCCTGACAGGTGTCGAAACCCAGGCCGTGTCCGCTCTGACCAAGGGCCGGGGTCTGTGGAAAGTCGCAGGTCGGAGCTTCATCACCCAGCACATCCTGCATCCGGCCGAGCGCGAGCTGTTCGACACCGACGCCCGCATGTCCGCCAAAAGCGCCGAGTTCACGCCTACTGACGGATTCTCAATTCCGCTGCGGCTCCGTGAGGTGCGGTGA
- a CDS encoding MFS transporter: MLSSRTPSASLPRTYLMRATDALASATATYAIPLLVLITTGSTALTGLAFLLEWTPRLAAFAFAGSLGDRWGAGRVFRASNLVRTAVVALAGVVLLMLPSAGAATTCVVLAFGAASGLLAEVSFVAVETLGAEASRRLGDAAHRVQAVQTGIDQGAVLVGPLLGGLLLLAGPTVLLTLVGALALTAAATTPSGGTVAEHRPVPSSLLTGWWTLRRIPALSWLVGGLAASNLATGVLQAAAPITVIHHFHYSAAAVGAVWSAAAVASLIAVWATRRAIDRFQVWPVGAVAAAASTAACLATALAPSFTAYTAAVAVVMAGDGALTVILRTLRSRLIPAQAFGSTLAVTIILVLLPLPLAGALIAAVPTAELPHLLLACAVLQGLALGGCFGGLRRHRAACERSHLQVPVLKEEPVQPADAP, translated from the coding sequence ATGCTCTCCTCCCGTACTCCCTCCGCCAGCCTGCCGCGCACCTACCTGATGCGGGCCACCGACGCTCTGGCCAGCGCGACGGCCACCTACGCGATCCCGCTCCTGGTCCTGATCACCACCGGCTCCACCGCCCTGACCGGTCTTGCGTTCCTTCTGGAGTGGACGCCGCGCCTGGCCGCCTTCGCCTTCGCCGGATCACTGGGCGACCGGTGGGGTGCCGGCCGCGTCTTCCGAGCGTCCAACCTTGTCCGTACCGCCGTGGTCGCGCTGGCCGGCGTGGTGCTGCTGATGCTCCCCAGCGCCGGAGCTGCGACCACCTGCGTGGTCCTGGCGTTCGGGGCTGCCTCCGGGCTGCTGGCGGAGGTCTCCTTCGTCGCGGTGGAGACTCTCGGTGCCGAGGCCAGCCGCCGGTTGGGCGATGCCGCGCACCGTGTCCAGGCCGTGCAGACCGGGATCGACCAGGGCGCGGTGCTCGTCGGTCCGCTCCTGGGTGGTCTGTTGTTGTTGGCGGGGCCGACCGTGCTGCTGACCCTGGTCGGGGCATTGGCTCTGACCGCCGCCGCGACCACGCCGAGCGGCGGAACCGTGGCGGAACACCGCCCGGTGCCCAGCAGTCTTCTGACCGGGTGGTGGACCCTGCGCCGTATCCCGGCGCTTTCCTGGCTGGTCGGCGGTCTGGCCGCCTCCAACTTGGCCACCGGTGTCCTGCAGGCCGCCGCCCCGATCACGGTCATCCACCACTTCCACTACTCCGCCGCCGCCGTAGGTGCGGTCTGGAGCGCGGCAGCCGTCGCCTCCCTGATCGCCGTGTGGGCCACCCGCCGGGCGATCGACCGCTTCCAGGTCTGGCCGGTAGGCGCGGTGGCCGCCGCTGCCTCGACGGCAGCCTGTCTGGCCACCGCCCTGGCCCCGAGTTTCACCGCCTACACCGCGGCGGTGGCGGTGGTCATGGCTGGCGACGGCGCGCTGACCGTCATCCTGCGCACGCTGCGCTCCCGCCTCATCCCCGCCCAGGCGTTCGGCTCCACTCTGGCGGTGACGATCATCCTGGTGCTGCTGCCCCTTCCCCTGGCCGGAGCTCTGATCGCGGCCGTTCCCACCGCTGAACTTCCGCACCTGTTGCTGGCGTGCGCCGTCCTGCAGGGCCTGGCACTGGGCGGGTGCTTCGGCGGCCTGCGTCGGCACCGAGCGGCCTGCGAACGGTCCCACCTGCAGGTCCCTGTGCTCAAGGAGGAGCCAGTCCAGCCGGCGGACGCACCGTGA
- a CDS encoding SCO6881 family protein, whose amino-acid sequence MGVCDLPLMNTVCDTVDFATNPAGTVTDGIGAWIAKSAGELAASAADLAAKAVNETTAIDLNAGWFRDNYELLLPIGLALTVGTFCIQLMFAAWRRDERALAQAAIGTMTGVLFSFCAVAFTSVAITVVDALSDGLFQAANSSVDDAIRRVIKVNELGAMYGLGWGVPALVALGCAIGAFMYWGVMVARKVGVLIMVALAVFAGSGGGWEVAKRWRRGWIEATATLVVSKLLMTVVFLIGVSAMGKSDPEDGMAALSDAMAGIVVMVLVLLCPYATYKFVHWASDGGGHDDLHRTGVAGMAVAAGAAKTAGSLAMQAGTGTPAPQGPSQVPGAGSDGVASGINPSGGNLSKEGIDAGPPKPQTSFRYGEDTNASGDKGRALIQRPGIPALITRPGEAETGGSEGGTPGADGGSAAQPAGASAPGSSLTRAGAVSPSGPAAPPPPSTGPSATGSPTPTSWVYPNQPPSGS is encoded by the coding sequence ATGGGAGTCTGCGACCTTCCGCTGATGAACACCGTCTGCGACACCGTCGACTTCGCCACCAACCCCGCCGGGACCGTCACCGACGGCATCGGGGCGTGGATCGCGAAGTCAGCGGGTGAGCTGGCCGCCAGTGCGGCCGACCTCGCCGCCAAGGCCGTCAACGAAACCACCGCCATCGATCTCAACGCCGGTTGGTTCCGGGACAACTACGAGCTGCTGTTGCCCATCGGCCTCGCCTTGACCGTCGGCACGTTCTGCATCCAGTTGATGTTCGCGGCCTGGCGACGGGACGAACGCGCCCTCGCCCAGGCCGCGATCGGCACGATGACCGGCGTCCTCTTCTCCTTCTGCGCCGTCGCCTTCACCTCCGTGGCCATCACGGTGGTCGACGCCCTTTCTGACGGCCTGTTCCAAGCAGCCAACAGCTCAGTCGACGATGCGATCCGCCGCGTCATCAAGGTCAACGAGTTGGGGGCGATGTACGGCCTCGGCTGGGGCGTCCCAGCCCTGGTCGCTCTCGGCTGCGCGATCGGCGCGTTCATGTACTGGGGCGTGATGGTCGCCCGCAAGGTCGGCGTCCTGATCATGGTCGCCCTCGCGGTCTTCGCCGGATCCGGCGGCGGCTGGGAGGTCGCCAAGCGCTGGCGGCGGGGCTGGATCGAGGCCACCGCCACCCTCGTCGTGTCGAAACTGCTGATGACCGTGGTCTTCCTGATCGGCGTCTCGGCGATGGGCAAGTCCGATCCCGAGGACGGAATGGCCGCCCTGTCCGACGCGATGGCCGGCATCGTCGTCATGGTCCTGGTCCTGCTCTGCCCGTACGCCACCTACAAGTTCGTCCACTGGGCGAGTGACGGCGGCGGCCACGACGACCTGCACCGCACCGGCGTCGCCGGCATGGCGGTCGCCGCGGGGGCCGCGAAGACCGCGGGCAGCCTCGCGATGCAGGCCGGCACCGGCACTCCTGCCCCGCAGGGGCCGAGTCAGGTCCCGGGCGCGGGCAGCGACGGCGTTGCCTCCGGCATCAACCCCTCCGGGGGCAACCTGAGCAAGGAGGGCATCGACGCCGGACCGCCGAAGCCGCAGACCAGCTTCCGGTACGGCGAGGACACGAACGCCTCCGGTGACAAGGGTCGCGCCCTGATCCAGCGCCCCGGCATCCCCGCGCTGATCACCCGGCCCGGCGAGGCCGAAACGGGAGGCTCCGAAGGGGGCACTCCGGGTGCTGACGGCGGCTCCGCCGCCCAGCCCGCTGGTGCGTCGGCTCCGGGCAGCAGCTTGACCCGGGCAGGTGCCGTGTCGCCCAGCGGTCCTGCCGCCCCGCCGCCGCCCTCCACCGGTCCGTCGGCGACCGGCTCCCCGACTCCGACGAGCTGGGTCTACCCCAACCAGCCTCCGTCCGGGTCCTGA
- a CDS encoding DUF6112 family protein: MYLADKVVQLAYDPGIKPNDGGLPGLAVLKQVMGSINLFGIIGVVGALAVSAGVWAWGHHSGGHQAEASGKKGVLVSAGAALLLGAANGVVAFFSTLGTQVH, from the coding sequence ATGTATCTCGCCGACAAGGTCGTCCAGCTCGCCTACGACCCCGGGATCAAGCCGAACGATGGTGGCCTCCCCGGCTTGGCGGTCCTCAAGCAGGTGATGGGCTCGATCAACCTCTTCGGGATCATCGGCGTAGTCGGCGCGCTTGCCGTCAGCGCGGGCGTGTGGGCCTGGGGCCATCACTCCGGCGGTCACCAGGCCGAGGCCAGCGGCAAGAAGGGCGTGCTGGTCAGCGCTGGCGCGGCCCTCCTGCTGGGTGCCGCGAACGGTGTGGTGGCGTTCTTCAGCACGCTTGGGACGCAGGTCCACTGA